A single Armatimonadota bacterium DNA region contains:
- a CDS encoding TROVE domain-containing protein, with translation MKFTTRFSKRRTAQIRPIPGSGQVPNSAGGHSWAIDPWKLLDRFLILGTEGGTYYASEPALTVAQAQNALDLAKTEGLRLVQRTAEVSKSGRAPKNDPAIFALALASAFGETETRQAAFAALPTVCRTGTHLFQFVAEAEQLRGWGRGMRKAIANWYVKSDPEDLTYQALKYQQRGGWSHRDLLRLSHPKPPSEAHRVLFKWIVDDEIVGQNGRIEAFERLKATVDPKAAAAIVRESKLTRECVPTTLLTKPEVWEALLEDMPVTAMVRNLANMTRCGLLSPGSRATKAVTERLGNETLIRRARLHPLALLVAHATYAQGRGFRGSGEWEPVPRIVDALDEAFVLAFGSVEPTEKRYVLGIDVSGSMSSATVAGSSLSACEAATAMAMVTLTAEQSCHPMAFANGFKRLPLSPKMRLADALKHTRNVNFGGTDCALPMIWAQRNKVEADVFIVYTDSETWFGKVHPVQALEDYRQKTGIGAKLIVVGMCANRFTIADPHDPGMLDVVGFDTAVPQAMHEFALQ, from the coding sequence ATGAAGTTCACGACCCGTTTCAGCAAGAGACGGACAGCGCAAATCCGTCCGATCCCCGGTAGCGGCCAGGTCCCGAACAGCGCAGGAGGGCACTCCTGGGCGATCGATCCCTGGAAGCTGCTGGACCGCTTCTTGATCTTGGGAACGGAAGGAGGGACGTATTACGCTTCCGAGCCGGCGTTGACCGTGGCTCAAGCGCAGAACGCCTTGGACCTGGCGAAGACCGAGGGTCTCCGGCTCGTCCAGCGCACAGCCGAAGTCAGCAAGAGCGGACGGGCGCCCAAAAACGATCCTGCGATCTTCGCCCTTGCCCTTGCCTCGGCGTTCGGAGAGACGGAAACCCGGCAGGCGGCCTTCGCGGCCCTGCCGACGGTCTGCAGGACGGGGACGCATTTGTTCCAGTTCGTCGCCGAGGCCGAGCAATTGCGGGGTTGGGGGCGCGGGATGCGGAAAGCGATCGCAAACTGGTACGTCAAGAGCGATCCCGAGGACCTGACCTACCAGGCCCTCAAGTACCAGCAGCGGGGCGGTTGGTCGCACCGCGACTTGCTCCGTCTCTCGCACCCGAAACCGCCATCGGAAGCCCACCGAGTCTTGTTCAAGTGGATCGTCGACGACGAAATCGTCGGTCAGAACGGGCGGATCGAAGCGTTCGAGCGACTGAAGGCGACGGTCGACCCCAAGGCGGCCGCAGCGATCGTCCGGGAGTCAAAACTGACTCGCGAGTGCGTGCCCACGACGCTCCTGACAAAGCCGGAAGTCTGGGAAGCTCTTCTCGAAGACATGCCTGTCACAGCGATGGTCCGGAACTTGGCGAACATGACCCGTTGCGGTCTGCTGTCGCCGGGATCCCGAGCGACGAAGGCTGTGACCGAGCGACTGGGCAACGAGACGTTGATCCGAAGGGCGCGCTTGCACCCTCTGGCCCTGTTGGTCGCCCATGCGACCTATGCGCAGGGACGGGGGTTCCGCGGTTCAGGCGAGTGGGAGCCGGTGCCTCGGATCGTGGACGCTCTCGACGAGGCGTTCGTGCTCGCCTTCGGTTCGGTGGAGCCGACGGAGAAGCGGTACGTGCTCGGGATCGACGTTTCGGGTTCGATGTCTTCGGCGACCGTCGCGGGATCGAGCCTGAGCGCGTGTGAAGCGGCGACGGCCATGGCCATGGTGACCTTGACCGCCGAACAGTCGTGCCATCCGATGGCGTTCGCCAACGGCTTCAAAAGGTTGCCACTGTCGCCAAAGATGCGTCTTGCCGACGCCTTGAAGCACACGCGGAACGTGAACTTCGGTGGGACCGACTGTGCGCTGCCCATGATCTGGGCTCAAAGGAACAAGGTCGAGGCCGACGTCTTCATCGTTTACACGGACAGCGAGACCTGGTTCGGCAAGGTCCATCCGGTTCAAGCGCTCGAGGACTACCGCCAGAAGACCGGGATCGGCGCGAAACTGATCGTCGTGGGAATGTGCGCGAACCGGTTCACGATCGCCGACCCCCACGATCCGGGCATGTTGGACGTGGTCGGGTTCGACACCGCCGTCCCACAAGCGATGCACGA